Proteins encoded together in one Cellulomonas gilvus ATCC 13127 window:
- a CDS encoding HAD family hydrolase: protein MSVRAARDDAPRAVLLDLGDVLVGWDPFGPYAGRMARADVEAMFAQVGFATLNRRADGGTPWADLVAEVAVAAPQHARALELYPRHFADSLTGPVPGSAELVAELHAAGVALYGLTNWSAEHFACAQPAAPAIGLLRGVLVSGEVGMLKPDPAFFRLAIERFGLEPARTVFVDDSPENVAGAAAVGLDAVPFTGADELRRQLCARGLPVRDVTA, encoded by the coding sequence ATGAGCGTGCGTGCCGCGCGTGATGACGCGCCGCGCGCGGTCCTGCTCGACCTGGGCGACGTGCTGGTGGGCTGGGACCCCTTCGGTCCGTACGCCGGTCGCATGGCGCGTGCGGACGTCGAGGCGATGTTCGCGCAGGTCGGCTTCGCCACGCTCAACCGCCGGGCGGACGGCGGCACGCCGTGGGCGGACCTGGTCGCCGAGGTCGCCGTCGCGGCTCCGCAGCACGCCCGGGCGCTGGAGCTGTACCCGCGCCACTTCGCCGACTCGCTCACGGGTCCGGTGCCCGGGTCGGCCGAGCTCGTCGCCGAGCTGCACGCGGCGGGCGTCGCGCTGTACGGCCTGACCAACTGGTCCGCCGAGCACTTCGCGTGCGCGCAGCCCGCGGCGCCGGCGATCGGCCTGCTGCGGGGCGTGCTCGTCTCGGGAGAGGTGGGGATGCTCAAGCCCGATCCGGCGTTCTTCCGCCTGGCGATCGAGCGGTTCGGGCTCGAGCCGGCGCGCACGGTGTTCGTCGACGACAGCCCCGAGAACGTCGCGGGCGCCGCCGCGGTCGGTCTCGACGCGGTGCCGTTCACCGGGGCCGACGAGCTGCGCCGGCAGCTGTGCGCGCGCGGCCTGCCCGTCCGCGACGTCACCGCCTGA